tcttcagtGATTTCCTCCATAGCTTCAGCTGTCTCACGACCCTGAGCGTCAAGCTTACCGGCTGCCCCATTGGCAAGACAGACGATTGAATCATTAGTACTCATATCACCGTCAACAGTGATGTTGTTGAAGCTTCTGTCGACAGCGTAATTTAGCGCAGACTGTAGAGCGGATGGGCTAATGGCAGCATCGGTTGCAATCACACCAAGCAGGGTAGCATGAGGCGGTTGAGGCGGTCCCATGGAGGGAGCGATCATACCGGCTCCTTTATCGATACCGGCTATGCGCACCAGGCGTTCACCAAGCTTAAATGACTTGGCGCGCAATTTGGGGAATGTGTCTGTGGTCATGAACGCCTTGGAAAGGTCGAGCCACGATTTGGGCGAATCATCAAGGGATCGCACAAGCTCAGGGATCTTGGAAACAATTGATGTTATGGGAAGGTGTTGACCAATGACGCCTGTAGACATCACCAATGTCCCTATTCCAGGCTGACCAGGCGGGAGCTGAGAAGTTACAGTATCGGACATCTCCCAGGCATCTTCGAGGCCTTTCTTGCCGGTGACCGCATTGGCACAACCGGAATTGACAATAAAGCCCCTAGCTCGTCCACCGCCGGATTGCAAAAGCTCAGTGGTCACTGTCACTGGCGCGGCTTTGAACACATTCCTTGTCAAACAGGCCGCAGCAGATGCAGGCTTATCTGTGGTAGAAACAAGTATGCCAAGGTCAAGGGCCCCTGCCTTCTTTTTGACGGAGGCATGGGTCGAAGCCACAGCATAGCCTAACGGGAGTACTTCCGGGGAGTACGAGTGGATATGATGTTCTTTGGAAGGCGGGGATTTGGTGGCTGATGTAGATGCGGCGCGAGCCAAGGAGGGGATGGCTCTTGCCAAGGCTGACGGGACTGGGATACTCGGGGGCATTTGTGTGCGgtagaaagaaaagagttGACGTCAGAGACAGTCGAGCGCTCTCATAAAGAGAATAATGTTCCTCGAGTCGGTTACGCGTGACTTCATTATCACTCTCATActaatattattattgctgctgctgctgttgctgccgTTGATGGATACCCCCTCTTTAACTCCGAATTTTCCCTCACTTTTCCCCTTTAATCTCATGCATGACCCTCATAACCTCCTAGTAAACACCCAGTCTTAGGCTGGAAAAATTTAGCTCTACATTTATTTATTCTTTCCATACATGCATCTATTAAGCACGGCTGTGGAAGGCGTCTCAAACGACcggaaaaaaaggaggtGGTCCACCGACAGCGCTGCTGGTGCCTGACTGACGTGTAATTGTCGTTATCAGCATCCGCCGCCAcatgcagcagcagcagcagcgtcatcaaaatcatcatcatgcatGCCGGCATGATATGATGATACggaaggggatggtggtgaaTGACATGACATGACCCCACGCACTACTATATAAACACTAACAATGCTCGATGAGCCAGCCGCTTTCTTGGGTCTGATATGTTTACCCTGCTGGCTGCAGTAGTACTCGTAAACGTAGTTCTACAACTTCTGTATTCTCCTCGTGCCTACGTACAGCCTTCGTTCTGCGTTGGCCTCCTCGCTATAACCCATAAAGCGCATAAAATGCACTAGCTGTTTTTATGATTCCGACGAAACGCATCCACCCATCCCGAAGACTCCCCTCTTCTGCAATCACATTTTGCACCTAAATGCCCCCATAATGGTCGCTCGCCGCATCCTTGAGGCTGACCTCCTGCAACTGTGCATACGCAGCGAGTCACTCGTATCAACCATGACCGCCAACTTCCTCCGGtgtctccttcccttccagTTACCTTTCTCGAGCTTGACGGCCACTCAAACCACATGGCAGTAATCACCATAACTCGGGTGCCTGCAAAATGTGTCATGTCCCATCATGCTATGCAGGAGGATATATGGGAATGCTGATGGTACGACTCTCCAATTGCTAAACCAAGGTTTAGTACATGCTGTGCCAATACTACTAATGGCCCTGTGCAGCTATTTATCAACGATTTTAAAATGCTTACATATGCTAAACCAGAACTCTAAGAGACTTTTTTTGGATGGCGAGTTACTCTGAAGAACAAGGTACGTACGTCTCCCTTCTAACCAAAATCTTTACAATAACTCAATGAGATCAATCAAGATGTAAAAGGCTGCAAAAGGCAACCTGTGCAAATACAACGGTGCCTTAGCTATGGTGTTCACTGGTGGCTTCAAATATCAAAATTAATCCGTCAGGCGACCCAAAGTGATCACGATGTGACGCATTTGCGGACGAGTCTATCACCTGATCATCCGATCCCAAATTCCGCCTGCACTTGGCGGCTATCTTATTTACTATATTCTCTACTATGCTCCGGTCCATGTGTCCAATCTTAACAAAGGCGGCAGAATCCAGCAACGTAATAAAAATGTCTTCAACAGCTGCGATCCGGTAAAATCTTACAGCTCAAGCAAATCTTGGAACATGCTAGCCCCTATACCAAATAACTCTTAACGATGAAGGAAAGCCTTCGACGAGAGCTCCATTTGAGTATGCTCTATTAAATAGCTATCATATATGACCTAAGGTTCCATTGTAAGTAAAGTTGCGCTTACGTCTATTAAACCCGAAACAACGTGGTTGTCGTCGATGCAATCGCTCTACAGTCGATGGAAGACGCGGCTATACATGCAAGCTCTGAAAATGAACCCAACAATGACCGCGATATCTACGAAACGTATCAGCAAGAAACGCACCCAGTTCCTCAACCCTCCACTTCGCTCTGATTTGCCCGCCACGGAGAACCTGAATGGTATTCTGACATTCATCCCGTTGAAGGACATAAGCAAATATCATTAGTTACAGAATTTACTTCCGCTCTGCTACCATCTTGACTTTAGGACGAGACCAGACCAGTACAAAGCAAGTAACCGTAGAGCAATTAGACGCCTTGTTAGATATGTGGCAAGGCTCAGCTGACGGTCAGTGCTCCGACTGTATGGAAGAGTGGCCACGGCTGAGACCTGTCCTACCTTCACTTCTTTCGCCCGGCGGGATTTCCATCCACTACTGTCTTTTCGCCGTTCTCTTTTGCAGTGATGTCCAGACCCTCGAGCACCTTCCTTATCTATTGCCTCTGTGCTTGAGCAGCACTTTAAATCTTTTAGGTCAACAGCGTTGCCTCAAGCGTAGTACAGGACAATCCAACCTCAACAATAAGTCAGTGAAGGAGCAATGAGATTTTGGTGGTTCAAAACTGTTTCATCCTTATTATAGGAAATTATATATAACTTAATTAGTGTCTTTCGGTAGATCTCATTCGAGCAGTGTTGTTGTCTTCCAATGACTATATCTGCCAGCAGAACAGTAGTATAATCTCTTCAACCTATCGGCGTGACGCCCCTGACAATCAGACTTTTCAGACAGGCCAGATCTAATCCCTAGAGTGTTTTTTCTTCTGAAGCTTAACGCCATCCTCCATGAGATCCTCAAAGTAAAGATCTTTGGCAGGCAAATAGGCTGTACTGTAAGGCCGAATCTGCGCAATGATCTCTATGTCATTGGGGCCCTTGGCGTACAGTTTGTGACTGCTCTCCCTCATTCGCTCGCACCCCGCAGAAGAAAAAACAACACGGTACAATTCCTGTTCCGACCAGGAATTCAACAGCGATCCATATTTCAAAACGATAACAAAAAGTCAAGGGGCAACAAAAACCCCACTAGCTAAGTAGAATGCATCGTAATACCGTACATGAGAACAGAATACGCCCATTGTCGTTTCTGATGTTGCTCGGCAATGACAAAATACCATTGAACGTAATTCCCAAAACAATATGTAAATCAACGCCATACGACAAATAAATCATTTCCTTCGGGTCATTTAGAAATCCTTTTGTTTCTTGTTGTAATTCATCTTTGCCGAAGCTACTCGGTGtcttttatttttgtgTTTACTGACAGAAAAGGATATTGCATCTCAATCACCAGCAGTTTGCCACAATTCTTTTGTTGATcccaaatcttcttcaattgTAACTCCTCAattttcatttccttcttcacaacACAGCCATAATAAGGTGAATGGTGTCCCCTGTCCCCCATCTCCTAGTAAATGTATACcgatatcatcatccattgTCATGTCATGATTAATGACTTGACATACTTCTATTCGTCGTCGTTCAGATTCAACCGTcattttttcctctttatcttttttgTATGAgaaaataataatgaaaTATATATGCTATACTATGCCTTATATATTCTATACTCTACTATGTATACTCTACTATAtgtatattatatattGGGGAGGGGGGGTCGACCTGAGCCAATTCCTTCATGACCTAGACTAGTTGCACTGATAGCAGAAAGGGCAGCGCCATATTTTTCCTTGACCTGTACGAACACGACAGTCAATAGCGAAAATTAATAGATTGGACGTTATGATATATATTAATACTGTATGTAATACAATGGCATCTTCACCAGCATACACGCCCCAAAGTTAGACTACAGCAGTAGGCACCACCTCATTTCATCCGGAATAGAAAGTCGAACGAAGATCATGTGCCGTGTATGGTGGGCTAGCTGTTGTAAGCGACAGACTGCAGAACATTGCAGAAGTAGTAAAATAGGATCCCGAAAGTCAGAAGGTCAtggacaaggaagaaaagtgCTCGAATTCCGAGTGCTATTTATGTACATATAAGACGTTCCGTGCATTCGTTCTGTGCCAAAAACCAAACGATGCTAGTATTATAAATAAAATATAAGATACAGATATAACTATCGATAGCGTTGTTTTTGTATCTATCCACTTAGCTCATAATACAGTACTACGTACTTCACGGTCCAGAGGTCACAGTAGTACATACGTGCAAGTGACACCAAAATCACACATCAAAAATGATGCACCGCAtcacagcagcaacaaatGTAATTAAATAGTCTGGAGTCTGCCCCTAGAGAATTGAGAGACTTGTTAAATTGTCTATGATTGAAGAGCCGTATGATTGACAGGCTGAAATCATGTTATCTTGAATTGAAAAAAACACCCGGAGACTGAAAACTGGAGATTCGCAGATGAAACTTAACTGATTATCCAGTGCACATGTTTACACGATATGAGCTAAAGATCTACTTTCCCgcctttgcctctttcgTCATACGGGCATCACACAGGTTCGGCGAACCTTATTCAGAGATAGCCCTGAGATAAGTGTTATGTACGACGCGAGCAAGTCCCTGAAGGATCGCGGGTATGAGATATTCAGGATTTTACAGGTCGTAATCCGCAACTCGGGATTTCTCACCAGTTGCCGACCAGTTACCGTTTGCGGTCTTCCGGCCAGTATTCTCACCAAAAATCAACACAGCACCAAACATTTATAAACCTcactcctctccctctgcttcttcctcaccgcTGCCTCCCCAACTTCCCACCTTCCCTACTGCCTATATCACGATCCGCTTCTGtcaccttccactttcttatctcttttcctctcctaTCGTTCCTTCGGTGCGTCTGTTTACTCATCCATCAATCAATCTACCAAACGGTATACTGATGTGTACCCGTGATCCTTCCTGTCTCTATCAGATCAGTTAAGTGTGCGCACAGCCCCTCTGTACAGgaatctctctctttctgccTTTCGATATAACAACAGCCTCCTTCCACTTAAACACAACCACATGTAAgcacatcatcctctcctttcgtCTACAAAGGGGATAAATACTACGTATACAATCGGGCCAGGGCTGATTTACATTGTCAATCTAAATAGCCTGTTAAAATGTACGGTCCTttatctctttctgccctttccttgcttgCAGTGGTGGCCGCTGCTCCGTTCCAGGAGTCATGGCTTCAGCCTAGAGATTCCCCCGTCTCACAGTTGTTCAGACGAGCTGCTCCTGATCCCAACGCCAGTGGTCAGTACCATATTCTCCTACCTTCTAACTTATAAGAGGAGGTTTCACTGATATTCTTTGATAGATTATTTGAGTTACTATCCAAGCCCGGGGTCCACTCCGAATGTCAGCACCATTCCTCAGGCTTGGTTAGATAAACTCGCTACCGTGCAGATGCCAAATGTTTCGGTAGCGACAGCTAGTGGCCAAATTCCTACTTACCCTAACAATGAGAACGATGGGGACTCGAGTATTTGTTCTTTCACCGCTCAATGTGTCGAACCCGAAGATCTGTTCTCTCCCCCCGGCGAGAAGGTCTGGGCCGTGAGTATTATATACTTGTCCTGCCGTCCTTCATCCAAAGGATGTCGTTGACGCACTGTACAGCTTTCCTTCGACGATGGACCCACAGACGTCAGTCCTGGTCTTTACGACTTTCTGGCTCAGAACAACATATCTTCCAAAGCGACTCATTTCATGATCGGTGGTAACGTTGTAACTTCGTATGTCTCGATTGCACCATGTATCTGCAAGTGCTACAATATTGATGTTGTGAATTGTAATAGCCCACAATCAGTTCTCATCGCCGTTAAAGCTGGAGGTCACCTCGCCGTCCACACCTGGTCCCATCCTTATAGTGAGTATTCGTTGAATTAAAGCACAATTAGCATTAAATCATTTCGTGCAGTGACGACTCTCACCAACGAGCAGGTCGTAGGAGAGATTGGTTGGACCATGCAAGCACTTGCCGATCTCAATGGTGGTCGAGTTCCCAAATTCTGGAGACCCCCTTATGGAGACGTTGACAACCGTGTTCGAGCTATTGCAAAAGGAGTATTTAGCCTGGAGACTGTTCTTTGggatgagggtgagcaTTTTGCGCCATGATGTGGGCAAGTTGTTGATGGATTACAGACACCAATGATTGGGCTATTACCGACCAGCCAAACCAGTACACTGTCTCGAGCGTTGAAGCTTACTTCGACACTTTGGTCACTGGCAATCGAACCCAAGGCCTTCTGCTCTTGGAACATGAGTTGGATAACAACACTGTTGAAGTCTTCGAGACGGAGTACCCCAAGGCAATCGCTAATGGATGGACTGTCAAAAATGTGGCCGACGCTTTCAACATGGAGTGGTACCTGAACTCTGGCAAGGGTAACGACGGCACGGTCACAACTATGTCTGTTGGCGGTGCTCTGCCCACCGCCGCCCCAACCAATACTTCTACCTCAGTTACTTCTACCTCAGTCGCTTCCGCCACTGCGACCTCGAGTGGTTCCGTCACGGACTCGGCTGGCGTGTCGATTGCCTCTGCAGCCAGCTCCGAAAAATCTTCTTCGTGGGCCATTGCTGAGAGGCCTTCTCTTTTCGTCATCGCGTGCGGCCTTGTCTTTGCTGCTACAGTGGTCTAATAGAGGCTATGTCCACTTTTTGTCGATCTTTTAGATCATGGACTCTCATTCGCATTATATAGGAATCATGGACATATAATTTATTTTGGTTAGCATAGACAGTCACTATAATTAGATTGTAACAGAACACCTCTTTTTTATGAACAACGGACAATTTTATGTAGTAGTAGTTCACTAATATTCATCAACATTCAtttcttttatttttgttCAGTAGCACAGGCAAGGTCAACCAAGACGAGAAAAAACATGCATACTATGTTGACAAGGCATGGTCGAGAGATGATGACGGAACGCAGACCGGCACACGGCGAGATGTCGGCTTGCACTATTCGTCGTTGAGTATGCTTAACGGTCTCAACCGACAGTGACGGACGAAATTGTGCAAGTTTGAGGGGTTAATAAACCTGCGTAATGTGTTGGAAGTCCCCCAAGACCCAGGAGTCCTTGCTGTTCCGCATAAGGCGCGCCCGGTCGAGACCCGTGCCGCCCTTTGTCGGTATTTAAGCCCTTCCTTCTACGCTTGCATTCTTGTGCAGACTGTCCACATTGTTACCAGTCCAAACGATGGACCAGCAACAGGCATCCCAGAATGTCTCATCAGACACTCAGCAGTCGGCGAGCCAGCATGTTCCTTCCCAAGTCAAGCCCCGGGCAAGGTTAGGCCCCACCGAGGTCGTCCAACTTCCGGCGTCAGACTCAGAGCccgatgacgatgaaggaaaTAGTCAGCAGGCAGAGGCCGAGGGAGACGGGGATCCCGACTTCTTGAAAGACTACCCAGATGACACAGAGGTGGGATCAGCACTCGTAGAGCATCAGCACGTATCATTTGCTAACGGAAGCACAGGATCTTCAACTGTTGCATCTCCGCTTGAAAACACCTCTACTCGTACCCCTCAACTTTCCCAGATTCGGGAACCATTTGAAAAGATTATGTCTGCGTCAAAACGAGCTTACCTCACCGCTGCCGTCAGAGGCGTTTACCAATTTGGCTGAACTAGGAGAGCTTGATTTTTATGATAATAGACTCGGACCCCTCGTGAGGGATGAGGAGTTGGCTGGATGTCCCAATATTAGGTACGTTGAGGGTCATTTGCCCAAGATTTCAGAAGTTGAAACTCTTTTCAGCACACTGGATCTCAGCTTTAATAATATTCGGCACGCACCCTCCCTTCCCAGCCTGAAAAATGTGGATACGTTGTATCTCGTTCAAAATAAAATATCCAGATTAGAGGAAGGCGAACTCGATTGGTGTCAGGAGACCATGAAAAGCCTGGAGTTAGGAGGAAACAGGATTAGAGTCATCGAGAACCTCGACAAATTGATACATCTGGAGGAGTTGTGGTTGGGGAAGAATAAGATTCGTGTGCTTGAGGTCAGGCAAGAATTTGCTGAATCGCTTTGTCATGCTGACCTGGAATATCCAGAATCTGTCcacattctcttctttacGCATCCTTTCTTTGCAATCCAATCGCATCACTAAGTTGGAAAATTTAGAGGGATTGGTCAACCTTGAAGAATTGTATCTGTCCCATAACGGCTTACAAAAAATTGAGGGTTTACACAATAATGTATGTCCTCATTTGTTATCATATTTTTGATACTCATGCCACGTTTAAAATATGCTCTTCAATAGATCAAGTTGACTACATTGGACGTTGGTAACAACTTCAtcaaag
Above is a window of Cryptococcus tetragattii IND107 chromosome 1, whole genome shotgun sequence DNA encoding:
- a CDS encoding arginine biosynthesis bifunctional protein ArgJ, mitochondrial, which codes for MPPSIPVPSALARAIPSLARAASTSATKSPPSKEHHIHSYSPEVLPLGYAVASTHASVKKKAGALDLGILVSTTDKPASAAACLTRNVFKAAPVTVTTELLQSGGGRARGFIVNSGCANAVTGKKGLEDAWEMSDTVTSQLPPGQPGIGTLVMSTGVIGQHLPITSIVSKIPELVRSLDDSPKSWLDLSKAFMTTDTFPKLRAKSFKLGERLVRIAGIDKGAGMIAPSMGPPQPPHATLLGVIATDAAISPSALQSALNYAVDRSFNNITVDGDMSTNDSIVCLANGAAGKLDAQGRETAEAMEEITEDGNPEEYKVFREELRSFAEELAQLVVRDGEGATKFVTIRVKNAPSYETAQAVAKSIANSSLFKTAMYGEDANWGRILCAVGYTPTAQAIIPNRVSVSFIPSTNIPDSTPLRLLTNGEPEANIDEGRASVILAEEDLEVEVDLGDGHEEAKVWTCDFSHEYVTINGSYRS
- a CDS encoding chitin deacetylase, which codes for MYGPLSLSALSLLAVVAAAPFQESWLQPRDSPVSQLFRRAAPDPNASDYLSYYPSPGSTPNVSTIPQAWLDKLATVQMPNVSVATASGQIPTYPNNENDGDSSICSFTAQCVEPEDLFSPPGEKVWALSFDDGPTDVSPGLYDFLAQNNISSKATHFMIGGNVVTSPQSVLIAVKAGGHLAVHTWSHPYMTTLTNEQVVGEIGWTMQALADLNGGRVPKFWRPPYGDVDNRVRAIAKGVFSLETVLWDEDTNDWAITDQPNQYTVSSVEAYFDTLVTGNRTQGLLLLEHELDNNTVEVFETEYPKAIANGWTVKNVADAFNMEWYLNSGKGNDGTVTTMSVGGALPTAAPTNTSTSVTSTSVASATATSSGSVTDSAGVSIASAASSEKSSSWAIAERPSLFVIACGLVFAATVV